The Gemmatimonadota bacterium sequence GTACGCCGAGCAACGAGTCGGTACCCGTGCGCTGCGCTCGTGCCGCCATGGGCGCGAAGAGGAGGAGCAGAGCCGACGCACCGTGGGCTGCCCACAGGGCGCGACGACGGAGGGGCAGGCCCCCTGATCGCACCAGGCAAAATGCGCCTCCAGAGCGCGAGTCGGTTGAAGTGCGCCACCACGTGCTCACAGGGGCGCATCATGCGAGGCAGCAAGATCGAGTCAGTTGAACAGCTATTCATATGAAAGGAGAGCTAGCGTGAGCACGCGCCGGGTGCAATCCCGTCGCCGAGGGCCATCCATGAGCGCCGCAAAGACGTCGAATCGGGGGCGGATGATGCCAAGCGGGCGACCCGATCACAATATCTGGATCAGCTTACGGGGTGGCACGTCATGTTCGACATCCGAGATGCACGCTGGACCGGAGTATCACTCATGACACACGGGCTAGCGCGTCGGCGGCTACCCGCGCCGCAACGGCTCGGGGCTGTCCTCTTCATGCTCGCGATAGTTCCCACGGGATGACCCGCTGCGAACACATCGCGCCACACGCGCCGCGCGCCTTAGGTCCGATCGCTGGCGACGAAGCTCTGCTGGATAACGGGGGCGACGCGAGCATGACGCTGCGTCCGCAACCTGATCGCCCGTTGCTTTGCGGGGAACACCTTATTGGTTTTCTGCAGGTAGCCCGACGCCTCCCCACCGGCGCGCCAATGCGTTGTGGATCGGGGCGAACACGAGGCCAGCGTATGCCCCGTAGAGGAACGCCTCGACCAGCCCAATAAGCAGTCCGGACGGCGTGAGCCAGGTGAACCCCGGCAAGAGGACGCCGAGGGCGCGGCCCATGTGCAGCGATTCGGGTGCAATCAAACCATAGAGCACGCACGTGATGAATATCACGGCCCCGAACACACCCAAAGACCAAGCCAAGACCTTAGTGTTTATCATGATTGGTGGCCGCTCCATCCCGGGGGTTATCGAAATTGTCCGTTGTCAGGTCCGGCGGTCGCACGCCTGGTCGCAGAAGCCCGGCCACCCACTTGCCACGCCGCAGTTGCTCATGGGAACTCCTGGCAGACGCCCAGGGCCTCATTCGTCATCCGGATGGACCGACTGGCGTCCCGCTCCGTCCCCATGAGGGCACGGATTGCATCGATGGTCTCGGGGACCACGATGGCCTGATTATCCACTTGATACGCATAGAGGAGTTCCTGACCCTCCACCGCCAGGATGTCTTCCCAGATTGCCACCTCCCACATGTCACCCCGTGGCCGTCCGATTTCCTTCATGATCTCGGCGGTGACATTGAGCGCCTCGACCCCATCATCAACCCGGACGAAGGCGATCCGCGGGACCGCTCGAAACGCGGCGAGCACTTCATCCCGACTCGCAATGCGAGTGAGATCAACCATCCAATGGTGCAGGTGGGCGACATTCTGCGGGGATTTCGATGCCATCGTGATGACGTCGAGCCCTGGGATCACGGTCTTCGCGTCGGGCCCTTGGTGGCTCGGAATGTCCGGCTCCGGAACCATCGTATTCAGGATGCCTCCCCGATGGCTCTCCCAAGGATCGGTGGCTCTCCGCACCAGCACACCTCGCGCGCGTCGGAGAAGCCCTGCCTGCTGCAGCGCGAACAACGTGCGCACCGTGGCCGTGGTGTTGCACGACACCACGCGGGTCATTCGGCGATCGAGTGCGGAACTGTAGTTGGCGCTCGCCACGAAGCTGTGACCTGCGAGCTCATGCGCTGAACCACCCTGAAAGATGGCTCGGATTCCTGCCTGCTCATACCGAGGCTTGTTGCCGGCATCCACACCTTTCGGCGTGCAATCCACGACGATGTCGGCCACGTCGAGCAGGGCATCGAGATCGCCGCGGGGTTCAAATCCGCGGGCGATCATCTCGGTGTGCGCAGTGGTCGTGGCCGCAAACAGTGGGAAACCCCGGCGGGCCGCGATGCGACCACGCCAATCGGTCGCCACATCGGCGACCCCCACCAGCTCCATGTCGGCTTGCAGCACCACTGCGTCCGCCACGCGGCGACCGATCACGCCATATCCATTGACGGCAACTCTGATCACGGTGCCTCCAGCTTCACCCGCTTCAGCAGCTGCGCATTGACGGCCACGACCACCGTGCTCGCCGACATCAGCACCGCACCCAGCGCCGGTGTGAGGAGGATGCCCCACGCGGAGAGGACTCCGGCCGCCAGCGGAATGGCGACGATGTTGTAGCCTGCCGCCCACCAGAGGTTTTGCAGCATTTTCCGGTAGGTCGCTCGTGACAGCGTAATGATCCGCGGAATGTCCCTGGGATCCGAACGCACCAACACGATGTGCCCGGCCTCCACCGCCACATCCGTACCCGCACCGATCGCAATCCCGATGTCCGCCGTCGCAAGCG is a genomic window containing:
- a CDS encoding type II glyceraldehyde-3-phosphate dehydrogenase, whose translation is MIRVAVNGYGVIGRRVADAVVLQADMELVGVADVATDWRGRIAARRGFPLFAATTTAHTEMIARGFEPRGDLDALLDVADIVVDCTPKGVDAGNKPRYEQAGIRAIFQGGSAHELAGHSFVASANYSSALDRRMTRVVSCNTTATVRTLFALQQAGLLRRARGVLVRRATDPWESHRGGILNTMVPEPDIPSHQGPDAKTVIPGLDVITMASKSPQNVAHLHHWMVDLTRIASRDEVLAAFRAVPRIAFVRVDDGVEALNVTAEIMKEIGRPRGDMWEVAIWEDILAVEGQELLYAYQVDNQAIVVPETIDAIRALMGTERDASRSIRMTNEALGVCQEFP